In Aurantimicrobium minutum, the following proteins share a genomic window:
- the uvrC gene encoding excinuclease ABC subunit UvrC, with product MADTVPYRPKTGDIPTNPGVYRFQDSNGRVLYVGKAKNLRARLTSYFAPLNTLHERTRRMVTSANKVEWTIVSTEFEALQLEFTWIKEFDPPFNIQFKDDKSYPYLAITLGERIPRVMVTRTKKIPHARYFGPYTKTWAIRETLDLLLPVFPVRTCSEGVYKKAERAKRPCLLGDIGRCAAPCAGRITPEEHRSLALDFANFMTGKNSDYIKELRDKMGRASKEQDYESAAKFRDNIVALETVASKSAVVLSDEVDADIFGIAQDELSAAVQMFIVREGRIRGVHSWNVDTELDVNADELIDNMLRTAYETELVPPRSIYVPEIPEDAEAITSWLTNIRHERTENSRQTSVKLKQAQRGDIAALASTVSFNAQQSLVLYKTKRRNDYVSRTKALGDIQRALGLKDSPLRIECFDISHLGGTKIVASMVVFEDGLPKKSDYRKFSIAQARDDTDAMNQVLARRAAYLVESKEEATSRSSFSYPPGLFLVDGAGPQAKAAALALEDAGITGIPVAGLAKRLEELWLPDDKFPIILPRNSEALFLLQQLRDEAHRFAITFQRSTRKRDISTVLTEVPGMGPAKVKSVLKSFGSVSQLRKATVEEIASTPHISLALAQAIKDHLSK from the coding sequence ATGGCCGACACAGTCCCATACCGCCCTAAAACGGGTGACATTCCTACTAATCCTGGCGTTTATCGCTTCCAGGATAGTAATGGTCGTGTGTTGTACGTCGGCAAGGCCAAAAATCTTCGCGCACGTTTAACAAGCTATTTTGCGCCTCTAAACACTCTTCATGAACGTACCCGTCGGATGGTCACCTCTGCAAACAAAGTTGAATGGACTATTGTCTCGACCGAATTTGAAGCTCTTCAACTGGAATTTACCTGGATCAAAGAGTTTGATCCTCCTTTCAATATTCAATTCAAAGATGACAAGAGCTATCCCTATTTAGCAATAACACTCGGTGAGAGAATTCCGCGTGTGATGGTTACGCGAACAAAAAAGATTCCTCATGCTCGGTATTTTGGTCCTTACACAAAAACATGGGCAATTAGAGAAACTCTTGATTTGTTGCTTCCTGTTTTTCCTGTGCGGACTTGTTCTGAGGGGGTATATAAAAAAGCAGAACGAGCTAAACGCCCTTGTCTGTTAGGCGATATTGGCCGGTGTGCTGCTCCGTGTGCTGGACGAATCACCCCAGAAGAACATCGATCCTTAGCTTTAGATTTTGCCAATTTCATGACCGGAAAGAATTCTGATTACATCAAGGAATTGCGCGACAAAATGGGGCGCGCCTCTAAAGAGCAGGACTATGAGTCAGCAGCAAAATTTCGAGACAATATAGTCGCACTAGAGACAGTTGCTTCAAAGAGTGCTGTAGTTCTCAGCGACGAAGTTGATGCTGATATTTTTGGCATTGCACAAGATGAACTTTCAGCCGCAGTCCAGATGTTTATTGTTCGAGAAGGTCGCATTCGTGGTGTGCATTCATGGAATGTCGACACTGAACTTGATGTGAACGCAGATGAGCTCATAGATAATATGCTCCGAACTGCATATGAAACTGAGCTTGTTCCACCAAGATCTATCTATGTTCCAGAAATACCAGAGGACGCTGAAGCCATAACCTCATGGTTAACGAATATTCGTCATGAACGTACTGAAAATTCCCGACAGACTTCTGTCAAATTGAAACAAGCGCAACGCGGAGACATAGCTGCTTTGGCAAGTACCGTCTCCTTCAATGCTCAACAGTCTCTAGTGCTGTATAAAACCAAACGACGCAACGATTACGTCTCACGCACTAAAGCTTTAGGGGACATTCAACGAGCTCTTGGGCTGAAAGATTCGCCTTTAAGAATTGAATGTTTTGACATTTCTCATCTTGGTGGCACAAAAATAGTTGCAAGCATGGTTGTTTTCGAAGATGGCCTGCCAAAGAAGAGTGATTACCGCAAATTCAGCATTGCTCAAGCACGGGACGACACTGATGCGATGAACCAAGTGCTTGCAAGAAGGGCAGCGTATCTAGTTGAGAGTAAGGAAGAAGCAACATCGCGTTCTAGCTTTTCTTACCCTCCGGGATTATTTCTTGTCGACGGCGCCGGTCCACAAGCTAAAGCTGCCGCACTTGCTCTCGAAGATGCGGGGATCACAGGCATTCCTGTGGCGGGTCTAGCAAAGCGTCTTGAGGAACTCTGGTTGCCTGATGACAAATTCCCGATCATTCTTCCTCGAAATTCTGAAGCGTTGTTCCTTTTGCAACAGTTACGTGATGAGGCGCATCGCTTTGCTATTACTTTTCAACGCTCAACACGTAAACGTGACATCTCAACAGTCCTTACTGAAGTCCCTGGAATGGGACCAGCAAAGGTCAAATCTGTTTTGAAAAGTTTTGGCTCAGTCTCACAGCTAAGAAAAGCAACTGTGGAAGAAATTGCATCCACTCCACACATTTCGTTGGCTTTAGCTCAGGCAATTAAAGATCATTTATCGAAATAA
- a CDS encoding glycerophosphodiester phosphodiesterase family protein, with protein sequence MHAYSQLPSPCILAHQGLWQTCPANTLEAFSRAIEFGADVIETDAHSSKEGIAVLFHDDKIYGRKINEFSIDELPAYVPTLEAALTSFPQTLFNIDIKSSAAEEPVARTISNHNAQNRVLITSFSSQRRKRTMELVPGVAHSPAMAEMIRTVVWSSLGAHRRAVNILKNFEAVQIPTSAYGINLVSPKMMKIYREAQVQVHVWTINNPEEMKKLFSLGVDGIVTDRTDVAQEIRSTYFDK encoded by the coding sequence GTGCACGCATATTCTCAGCTTCCCAGTCCCTGTATATTGGCGCACCAAGGTCTGTGGCAAACGTGCCCAGCAAACACACTTGAAGCGTTTTCACGAGCGATTGAATTCGGCGCTGACGTTATCGAGACAGATGCACACTCCTCTAAAGAAGGAATTGCAGTCCTTTTTCACGATGACAAGATTTATGGCAGGAAAATCAATGAATTCAGTATTGATGAACTACCTGCCTATGTTCCAACGTTGGAAGCTGCCCTGACTTCATTTCCTCAAACTCTCTTTAACATCGATATCAAGTCTTCAGCTGCTGAAGAACCAGTAGCTCGAACCATCTCTAACCACAATGCGCAGAACAGAGTTCTTATTACCTCCTTCAGCTCACAGAGGAGAAAGCGAACTATGGAACTAGTTCCGGGTGTAGCACACTCCCCTGCAATGGCAGAGATGATACGCACCGTTGTGTGGTCATCACTGGGTGCACACAGACGTGCTGTGAACATTCTCAAAAATTTTGAAGCAGTTCAAATTCCGACTTCCGCCTACGGAATCAATTTGGTTTCTCCAAAAATGATGAAGATTTATCGCGAAGCCCAAGTTCAGGTTCATGTGTGGACAATCAATAACCCTGAAGAAATGAAGAAACTATTTTCTTTGGGAGTCGACGGAATAGTGACTGATAGAACTGATGTTGCGCAGGAAATAAGAAGCACTTATTTCGATAAATGA
- a CDS encoding SDR family oxidoreductase has translation MSNPLAPGSLAGKRALVTGSSRGIGADTVNYFAEAGAQVVVNFRNKEARAQKIVDAIISNGGEAIAVGADLTDRESVAAMFAQAQEAFGGLDILVMNASGGMEAGMGEDYAMKLNRDSQVNLLSEALNVLADGARVVFVTSHQAHFIRTTPTMDEYLPVALSKRAGEDALREMIPLLEERGIGFTVVSGDMIEGTITATLLERANPGAINARKESAGKLYNVSEFAAEVALAAVEPVPADHTRLVGDVSSFVAE, from the coding sequence GTGTCTAACCCTCTTGCGCCTGGTTCACTTGCAGGAAAACGTGCCCTTGTTACTGGATCTTCCCGCGGCATCGGTGCTGATACAGTCAACTATTTTGCTGAAGCCGGGGCACAGGTGGTTGTTAACTTCCGAAACAAAGAAGCGCGTGCTCAAAAAATTGTTGATGCAATCATTTCCAATGGGGGAGAGGCAATTGCCGTTGGAGCAGACCTTACTGACAGGGAGTCTGTTGCTGCAATGTTTGCTCAAGCACAAGAAGCTTTTGGCGGCCTAGATATCCTCGTCATGAATGCCTCCGGAGGCATGGAGGCAGGCATGGGCGAGGATTACGCCATGAAACTCAACCGTGATTCTCAAGTAAATCTTCTCTCGGAAGCACTCAATGTCCTTGCAGATGGCGCTCGTGTGGTGTTCGTGACCAGCCATCAAGCACACTTCATTCGTACTACTCCGACCATGGATGAATATCTTCCTGTAGCGCTTTCCAAGCGTGCCGGAGAGGATGCCCTTAGGGAGATGATTCCACTGCTCGAAGAGCGTGGAATCGGTTTCACTGTCGTTTCTGGTGACATGATTGAAGGCACCATCACTGCTACTTTGCTTGAACGAGCAAATCCTGGCGCGATTAACGCCCGAAAGGAATCAGCAGGAAAGCTTTACAACGTCAGTGAATTTGCTGCTGAAGTTGCTCTCGCAGCTGTTGAACCTGTTCCCGCTGATCACACCAGGCTCGTTGGAGATGTCAGTTCTTTCGTCGCTGAATAA
- a CDS encoding NUDIX hydrolase, translating into MSRPAHRRVSRVILLDPEDRFLLLKTHSPNLLVPRTRWITPGGGVEDHESHAEGAIRELFEETGLLIESVGDPIWAISSESVFNDGHVQTTYSEFFVVHTDNFQPVNDNWMANEFLDISDIRWWTKPELASSSEKYSPEPLFELIDKAIALR; encoded by the coding sequence ATGTCAAGACCTGCACATAGGCGCGTTTCTCGCGTTATTTTGCTTGATCCTGAGGATCGTTTCCTTCTGCTCAAAACACATTCCCCGAATCTACTTGTGCCCAGAACTCGTTGGATTACACCAGGTGGGGGAGTAGAGGACCACGAGAGTCACGCAGAAGGTGCTATACGTGAGCTCTTTGAAGAGACAGGTTTGCTCATTGAAAGTGTGGGCGATCCAATTTGGGCCATTAGTAGCGAATCAGTTTTTAATGATGGTCATGTACAAACCACTTACAGTGAATTTTTTGTTGTGCACACCGATAACTTCCAGCCGGTTAACGACAACTGGATGGCAAACGAGTTTCTAGACATTTCCGACATTCGCTGGTGGACGAAACCTGAGTTGGCTTCATCCAGCGAAAAATATTCGCCTGAACCTCTTTTTGAGCTCATCGATAAAGCTATCGCGCTCAGATAA
- a CDS encoding HdeD family acid-resistance protein, producing MSTPTPDLQGFAFYGDGHENSKQAVKVIQTGLWIGAVLAGLFGGMILAWPGATLLVIAVLLGLYFLIRGLVRLVVGIFAPGLTAGGRVLSIVLGILLIVVGIFAMRNPGTSLELLGILIGLSWILDGIATLIESGRAASRGFAIFAGIIGIVAGIVMLFVPLGGVAVLTMVAGIFLIALAIIQVIGAIVIGVQAKKAGI from the coding sequence ATGTCTACCCCAACCCCAGATCTTCAGGGTTTTGCCTTCTACGGAGATGGCCACGAAAACTCTAAACAAGCAGTAAAAGTTATTCAGACTGGTCTCTGGATCGGTGCAGTTCTAGCCGGTTTATTTGGAGGCATGATCCTCGCTTGGCCCGGAGCGACCCTTCTGGTCATTGCGGTATTGCTTGGTCTGTACTTCCTGATCCGTGGACTAGTTCGTCTCGTAGTCGGAATCTTTGCCCCGGGCCTCACTGCTGGTGGACGCGTACTCAGTATTGTTTTGGGCATTCTTCTTATAGTCGTAGGTATCTTCGCAATGAGAAACCCAGGAACATCGCTTGAGTTGCTTGGAATTCTGATCGGTCTTTCTTGGATCCTCGATGGAATCGCGACTCTTATCGAGTCTGGACGTGCTGCCTCGCGCGGTTTCGCAATCTTTGCAGGAATTATCGGCATTGTGGCCGGTATCGTCATGCTCTTTGTGCCGCTCGGTGGTGTCGCTGTTCTGACAATGGTTGCCGGAATTTTCTTGATTGCACTTGCAATCATCCAGGTAATTGGAGCAATCGTGATCGGTGTACAGGCCAAAAAGGCCGGTATCTAG
- a CDS encoding MFS transporter, with the protein MQGLYFSTWVSRTPEIQKLLNLDTAQMGLFTLAMALGSLSGLLISGPIIARFGTRIVLICAYSAGAVFLAALGLFAELGALPLSTIAIVLVGLSGGSGGLAINIEGANVDRESPKSLLPSLHGAFSLGSLLGGAIGTIAIVAGISVFTNFLVMSVLVLIVTLVVCTPLPRTSGKHVHDDMNTEEIQTVATARDRRRVWREPQTLMVAFIVIGFNLAEGTASTWLPIALVDAGLSAAIATASYTVFAGAMAVGRLSGGPIVDKLGRSKALLAFAAITALGILIVILTGWVALPLVGAALWGLGNSIGFPLCVSAVSEDSRLAGTRVGVLVIASNTSGIAGPPLLGFIGQVAGLFTAFLVPFFLLLSGMLFNKATRPHKVVDARR; encoded by the coding sequence GTGCAGGGTCTCTATTTCTCTACTTGGGTCAGCAGAACTCCAGAAATACAAAAGCTACTGAATTTAGACACAGCCCAGATGGGTTTATTTACCCTCGCGATGGCATTAGGTTCACTTTCAGGCTTACTTATTAGTGGTCCTATCATTGCCAGATTTGGGACAAGAATTGTCCTCATTTGTGCATATTCAGCAGGAGCAGTCTTTCTAGCAGCTCTCGGCTTATTTGCTGAGTTAGGGGCGCTTCCCCTGTCAACAATTGCGATTGTTCTGGTTGGCCTTTCTGGTGGATCAGGTGGCCTTGCAATCAATATCGAGGGCGCAAATGTTGACCGTGAATCACCAAAGAGTCTCCTCCCCTCGTTACACGGGGCATTTAGCCTTGGTTCATTGTTAGGTGGCGCCATTGGAACCATTGCAATCGTTGCAGGAATAAGCGTCTTTACTAACTTCCTGGTTATGTCAGTCCTGGTATTGATAGTCACTCTTGTTGTATGCACACCACTTCCCAGAACCTCTGGGAAGCATGTTCATGATGATATGAATACTGAAGAAATTCAGACAGTAGCAACTGCACGAGATCGTCGTCGGGTTTGGCGCGAACCACAGACCCTTATGGTTGCTTTCATTGTGATTGGCTTTAATCTCGCGGAAGGAACGGCAAGCACTTGGCTTCCCATCGCGCTTGTGGATGCTGGACTGTCAGCGGCGATTGCTACAGCTTCTTACACTGTTTTTGCTGGAGCAATGGCAGTAGGACGCCTTTCTGGCGGACCGATAGTTGACAAGTTAGGGCGTTCTAAGGCCCTGCTGGCATTCGCCGCAATAACCGCACTGGGTATTCTCATCGTGATTTTAACAGGATGGGTTGCACTCCCCTTGGTTGGAGCTGCTTTGTGGGGCCTTGGAAATTCAATTGGTTTCCCCCTGTGCGTCTCTGCAGTTTCAGAAGATTCGCGATTGGCTGGCACACGTGTTGGGGTCCTCGTTATCGCGAGTAACACTTCGGGTATTGCTGGTCCCCCGCTTCTGGGTTTCATTGGTCAGGTTGCGGGTCTTTTTACAGCATTCCTCGTGCCATTCTTCCTTCTGCTTTCTGGAATGTTATTCAATAAAGCAACAAGGCCCCACAAAGTTGTCGACGCGCGTCGATAG
- a CDS encoding MFS transporter, with translation MNTVVPQVKSLRAQAVILFLYFFVFGVGGASWLVRLPDVRSFIDVSTSILGWVLFAGSVGAMTALIASGRFVARFGARTAVVVGFTTLGIGQVVQALSLIEGSAVGVAVGGLIAGLGYGIGDVGINVEGAELEKLRGKSLLPQLHGAYSLGALAGAGIGTLAIVTNFSLVIQMIVIAVITTAIAWFTYRNLPLSTGRTHVSSSEKQAHREPVVLSKRIVFLGLGIMGLSLAEGGSNDWLALSVVDDYGLDTTTAGITFAIMTLAMVITRFSGGRLVDRFGRVFALRVLGTAGVIGILLVILSPTIYLAWLGAALWGAGVALGFPLFISAAADGENSSQRVATVTAFGYAAFLVGPPLLGFIGQAWGLLNMFYLLALFVACAVFFAGAAKPLEPQKNQ, from the coding sequence ATGAACACTGTCGTTCCACAGGTTAAATCGTTACGCGCGCAAGCAGTCATCCTTTTTTTATACTTTTTCGTTTTCGGTGTCGGCGGCGCTTCCTGGCTGGTCAGACTGCCAGATGTTCGAAGTTTCATTGATGTCTCTACGTCAATTTTGGGATGGGTTCTTTTTGCCGGCTCCGTAGGGGCAATGACTGCACTCATTGCCTCTGGTCGATTCGTTGCAAGATTTGGTGCTCGCACCGCCGTAGTAGTTGGTTTTACAACACTTGGAATCGGGCAAGTTGTCCAAGCGCTCTCCCTTATTGAAGGATCGGCTGTTGGTGTTGCTGTCGGTGGACTTATTGCAGGATTGGGATACGGTATCGGGGATGTCGGCATCAACGTAGAGGGTGCAGAACTAGAAAAACTCCGAGGCAAGAGCCTACTTCCCCAGCTTCATGGCGCCTATAGCTTGGGTGCACTCGCTGGAGCCGGCATAGGAACCTTGGCCATCGTCACGAATTTCTCCCTAGTTATCCAAATGATTGTTATTGCAGTTATTACAACTGCGATTGCATGGTTCACTTACAGGAATCTTCCTCTGTCCACGGGACGAACCCATGTTTCCAGCAGCGAGAAACAAGCACATCGTGAGCCAGTCGTGCTGTCCAAACGAATTGTGTTTCTGGGTCTTGGAATCATGGGGTTATCACTTGCCGAAGGTGGCTCGAATGACTGGTTAGCTCTATCAGTTGTTGACGACTACGGTCTTGATACAACAACTGCAGGTATCACATTTGCAATCATGACTCTGGCCATGGTAATTACTCGATTCTCTGGCGGTCGTTTAGTGGATCGATTTGGACGAGTATTCGCATTGCGCGTGTTGGGAACTGCTGGCGTTATCGGAATTTTGCTAGTCATCCTCTCCCCCACAATTTATTTGGCTTGGCTAGGAGCTGCTCTTTGGGGTGCGGGCGTTGCTCTGGGATTCCCTTTGTTTATTTCAGCTGCAGCCGACGGAGAAAATTCATCCCAACGCGTAGCAACTGTCACAGCTTTTGGATATGCCGCGTTTTTAGTAGGTCCTCCCCTTTTGGGATTTATCGGTCAGGCGTGGGGACTTCTCAACATGTTCTATTTACTCGCTTTATTTGTAGCTTGTGCGGTTTTTTTCGCAGGTGCAGCAAAGCCTTTAGAGCCACAAAAAAATCAGTAA
- the glpK gene encoding glycerol kinase GlpK — MSDSYVLAIDNGTTSTRAIVFDRMGNKCGTGQLETTQIFPHSGWVEHDPQEIWANTKKVIELAVEDAGVKPVQIRAIGITNQRETTVIWDKETGLPLYNAIVWQDTRTQQLVDRLAANADGSFDFNKLKEKTGLPLASYFSATKIMWIFENVPHARKLAAQNKLAFGTIDSWLLWNLTGVHATDVTNASRTLLMNLHTLKWDAELLRFFDIPQEILPEIKSSSEIYGISQEVLPGVPVSGILGDQQAATFGQAAFSSGEAKNTYGTGNFLIFNTGHDIVHSRNGLLTTVAYKLGEQPANYALEGSIAVTGSLIQWLRDNLGIISSASEIEELASSVEDNGGAYFVPAFSGLFAPHWRPDARGVIVGLTRYVNKAHIARAALEAVAFQTREVLDATNADTGLPLKEVRVDGGMIANNLLMQFQADILGVPVVRPVIAETTALGAAYAAGLAVGYWQSTDELRSLWQEQSRWEPRFSEEERSRRLRVWNKAVEKSLNWVDIDSPQN; from the coding sequence ATGAGTGACTCTTATGTTCTTGCCATCGACAACGGAACGACCAGTACACGAGCAATAGTTTTCGATCGCATGGGTAATAAATGCGGCACTGGACAGTTAGAGACGACTCAAATCTTTCCTCACAGTGGATGGGTGGAGCACGACCCCCAGGAAATTTGGGCAAATACAAAAAAGGTCATTGAGCTTGCTGTCGAAGATGCAGGGGTAAAACCGGTGCAGATCCGCGCGATTGGTATTACAAACCAGCGTGAAACAACAGTTATTTGGGATAAAGAAACTGGCCTCCCGCTCTACAACGCGATTGTCTGGCAAGACACGAGAACTCAACAATTAGTTGATCGTCTAGCCGCAAATGCTGATGGTTCTTTTGATTTCAATAAGCTCAAAGAAAAAACGGGATTGCCTCTAGCTTCCTATTTCTCTGCCACGAAAATTATGTGGATTTTTGAGAATGTTCCTCATGCTCGTAAATTAGCGGCGCAAAACAAGCTCGCGTTTGGCACTATCGATTCTTGGTTGCTCTGGAATCTCACCGGCGTCCATGCAACTGATGTAACTAATGCTTCTCGGACACTTTTGATGAATCTTCACACACTTAAATGGGATGCGGAATTACTGAGATTCTTTGATATTCCTCAAGAAATACTGCCGGAGATTAAATCTTCTTCTGAAATATATGGGATTTCACAAGAGGTTCTTCCTGGTGTGCCAGTATCAGGAATTCTTGGAGATCAGCAAGCAGCCACTTTTGGCCAAGCAGCGTTTTCCTCTGGAGAAGCTAAGAACACTTACGGAACTGGTAATTTTCTGATTTTTAACACCGGGCACGACATTGTGCATTCACGTAATGGTCTTCTCACAACTGTTGCTTATAAGTTGGGAGAACAACCTGCCAATTACGCTTTAGAGGGCTCAATAGCGGTAACCGGGTCTCTGATTCAATGGTTGCGTGACAACCTCGGCATAATCTCGAGTGCAAGTGAAATCGAGGAATTGGCTTCAAGCGTTGAAGACAACGGGGGCGCATATTTTGTTCCCGCGTTTAGTGGTTTATTCGCCCCACACTGGAGACCTGACGCGCGAGGAGTCATCGTCGGTCTCACCCGCTATGTCAACAAAGCACATATTGCACGTGCAGCTTTGGAAGCAGTTGCATTCCAGACTCGAGAAGTTCTTGATGCTACAAATGCAGATACAGGTCTTCCACTCAAAGAAGTACGGGTTGATGGTGGGATGATTGCCAACAATTTGTTAATGCAGTTCCAAGCAGACATTCTGGGTGTTCCCGTCGTGAGACCGGTCATTGCAGAAACAACAGCACTCGGAGCAGCCTATGCTGCTGGTTTAGCAGTTGGTTATTGGCAGAGCACTGATGAACTTCGATCCCTGTGGCAAGAACAATCTAGGTGGGAACCTAGATTCTCCGAGGAGGAGAGATCCCGTCGTCTGCGTGTGTGGAACAAAGCAGTAGAGAAGAGTCTGAACTGGGTAGATATTGACTCTCCGCAAAATTAA
- the trpD gene encoding anthranilate phosphoribosyltransferase: MSENYSWPQILTSLLEDTDLTISEAEWSMNQIITGNATNAQIAGFLIALRSKGEAVHELVGFRDAVLSNALELPVPAMALDIVGTGGDRHNTVNISSTAAIVCSAAGVPVVKHGNRAASSASGSSDVLSELGINLGLTNTQVAQVLDKVGITFAYAAAFHPGFRHVAEARRDLGVPTIFNILGPLCNPARPEASAVGVAHLDRVPLITGVFRTRDATALVFRGDDGLDELTTTGHSHIWEISRGQIVEHDLDPSDLGIPRARLEDIRGGEPSYNAQVLKNTLAGETGPVRDIVLLNAAAGLVSYELAQDSSQVLRPIAERLHEKIELASQAIDSGAATSKLKDWVQATQI, encoded by the coding sequence ATGAGCGAAAACTACTCGTGGCCACAAATCCTCACTTCACTTCTTGAAGACACTGATTTGACCATTTCTGAAGCGGAATGGTCAATGAACCAAATAATTACTGGAAATGCAACGAATGCCCAAATTGCTGGATTTTTGATTGCATTGCGCTCCAAAGGTGAAGCGGTACACGAGCTAGTTGGATTCCGCGACGCTGTCCTCTCTAATGCCCTCGAACTACCCGTGCCTGCAATGGCACTAGATATCGTTGGTACGGGCGGAGACCGTCACAACACAGTTAACATCTCGAGTACAGCAGCCATTGTGTGTTCTGCAGCAGGTGTTCCAGTCGTTAAGCATGGAAACCGTGCAGCAAGTAGTGCCTCTGGTTCCTCAGATGTTCTCTCTGAACTCGGAATTAATCTTGGTCTGACCAATACCCAAGTGGCTCAGGTACTAGACAAAGTAGGAATCACTTTTGCGTACGCGGCAGCTTTCCATCCAGGTTTCCGGCACGTAGCAGAAGCGCGACGTGATCTTGGTGTACCTACAATTTTCAATATCCTTGGCCCCTTGTGTAACCCCGCACGTCCGGAAGCATCTGCTGTAGGAGTTGCCCATTTGGATAGGGTTCCCCTGATCACTGGAGTATTTCGCACACGTGATGCAACAGCTCTTGTCTTCCGTGGTGATGATGGTCTCGATGAGTTGACGACCACTGGTCACAGTCACATCTGGGAAATATCACGAGGTCAAATTGTTGAGCACGACCTCGACCCATCTGATTTAGGTATCCCACGCGCCCGACTAGAGGACATTCGAGGTGGTGAACCCAGTTACAACGCACAGGTGCTCAAGAACACCCTTGCCGGAGAAACAGGGCCAGTGAGAGATATTGTGTTGCTCAACGCGGCAGCTGGTTTAGTTTCCTATGAGCTTGCCCAAGATTCATCACAAGTCCTAAGACCCATCGCGGAAAGACTGCACGAAAAAATAGAGCTTGCTTCACAAGCAATTGATTCTGGTGCTGCCACGTCCAAACTCAAAGACTGGGTTCAGGCAACACAGATTTAA
- a CDS encoding cytochrome c oxidase subunit 3, which translates to MNSASITPTVSRPNPVAVGTIVWLGSEVMFFAGLFAIYFTLRTAAPEQWAAGSEVLNFPYSLTNTIILVLSSVTAQFGVFAAERMQPRSTGWKLSQWGMVEWFFLTYVLGAIFVTGQVYEYAVLVSEGITLNGNAYGTAFYLTTGFHGLHVTGGLIAFLLVIGRAFAVKNFGHKEATSAIVVSYYWHFVDVVWIGLFLVIYVLK; encoded by the coding sequence ATGAACTCAGCATCCATTACTCCAACTGTGAGTCGACCCAACCCTGTTGCGGTCGGAACTATCGTCTGGCTTGGCAGCGAAGTTATGTTCTTCGCAGGCTTGTTTGCGATTTACTTCACACTGCGTACTGCAGCCCCAGAACAGTGGGCAGCAGGGTCAGAAGTTCTCAATTTTCCCTACTCACTCACCAACACCATCATCCTGGTTCTTTCATCAGTAACCGCTCAATTTGGTGTTTTTGCTGCTGAACGCATGCAACCCCGTTCGACTGGATGGAAACTTTCGCAATGGGGAATGGTTGAGTGGTTCTTCCTCACATATGTTCTTGGAGCGATATTCGTCACTGGCCAGGTCTATGAATATGCTGTGCTCGTGAGCGAAGGAATTACGCTCAACGGAAATGCTTACGGAACCGCGTTCTATCTCACCACTGGTTTCCATGGTCTGCACGTGACCGGTGGATTGATTGCATTCTTGTTGGTCATTGGTCGTGCCTTTGCCGTCAAGAACTTCGGTCACAAAGAGGCAACCAGTGCAATCGTTGTCTCGTACTACTGGCACTTTGTGGACGTTGTCTGGATCGGCCTGTTCCTCGTCATCTACGTACTCAAATAA